TATAATTTCGTACGGGCTGTATACAAAGATGTGCCGCTTGATTAACAGTCGCGTGGTCCAGTAGAGTTGATTCTGCAGGCTCTCGATGAGGTTATGAGACGAGCCATTCTCTTGGCCCTCCGGCGCTCCCTGGAAATCATCAAGCCCAGAGAGACGTTCAAGTGAGCCTGCTAGATTCGCGGAAATCACCCGTCCAATGCCAGTGTTAGACTGGCAGACATTAGGTTCGGCTATAGCCAGAGTAACAACTTCGCTCAAAAAGGTGGAATATGCTATAGATGAGTTGTTAGCATTGTAGTGTGCAATGGATCGGTGTGGATGAACATACAAGCAACCCCTGCTGCTACGGAACCAAGCACTCTTTCATCCTCACGGCCACCTATTTCATGGATCCCGAGTGAGCTAGGATCAGCGACACTGACTGCGTACCAGCGCGTTAGAATTGCCAATGATACCCAGCTTCTCCTAACGAGGTTCGCTTCTGAGTCAACGTCAGGGTCCGAGGCTCGTTTGGCTTTCAACTGGCCCACACTCTTCGCCAAATCCGAACCGAGTTTGGTTGCAGACTGGATCAACGTCTGCTTCGGGATGCCATCCTTCAGCACGAAGTTATCGGGCCCTCGAGAGTCACAGTCGAGGATCATGAGGAGTGTGCTCTGGAGCCATATCAAGTTAACACCTGTTGAACGGACCAGTGCTGGTTGTCGAGTGTAGTATAAGAGAAGGTCTTGGGCATTGTCATATGACGTAACCCTCTCAAAAGTGCTGGCCACACGATCAGTGTTGACCCGTGTCAAGGTATACAAGCTGTAGAGAAATATTTCCTGGACCTCGCGACTgcattgatgaagaagccccaACAGTCGATCCTTTGTATTTGGCAGTATAGGAAGAATTGGATGAACCTTCTCATAGTAACTATATGCGGTCAGCGACTCTGGACACTGTATTGCAGGGGAAATGTCAGACTTACGCATTAAGAGCTCCCTCATCCAAACCTAACGGTGACATGTCTTCTTCATGCTTGGGAATGTCGGGAATCTCCAGCCCTGCAGGAAGGTCGCCATCGTTACCTGTCGCCCAAAAGAGGTTCCCAGGCTTTGGCGCCGAACCGGTGACGGCTTCAGAGTTGAATGGATCTGTCGAATGTTCGCCTGCATCTAGTGAAGTTAGCGGTGAAAGTTCGGGATGGTAAGTGATTAAGGCGATCGCTGAGACTAACCGAATACATTCTGAGAGCGCGAATTGAATTGGGGCTGAGCGATTGAGGAACTGGGCAGACCATCAAATACAGAGTATGTTCTCTTGCGACCGATGCCGCCGGTGTCCATTGGCGATGAGAAGTCCTGGTACGCTCGTGGGGACGGGGCGTCGTTCATAGGCTGGTATGGCATGTCCG
Above is a window of Aspergillus puulaauensis MK2 DNA, chromosome 2, nearly complete sequence DNA encoding:
- the RGT1 gene encoding putative C6 finger domain protein (COG:K;~EggNog:ENOG410PNTX;~InterPro:IPR036864,IPR001138;~PFAM:PF00172;~go_function: GO:0000981 - DNA-binding transcription factor activity, RNA polymerase II-specific [Evidence IEA];~go_function: GO:0008270 - zinc ion binding [Evidence IEA];~go_process: GO:0006355 - regulation of transcription, DNA-templated [Evidence IEA]), giving the protein MNTREHSDMPPAPSYPSPNAAQMGQGTMQYYTNRQLTTDELLSAELSRETSGPGINDGSSNGVHHGQSMVLGSSNAGGADIGRPSSPDQHQQQHMLPFPPSQQVGVDPNHDLSYGDQSARRKRTKISRACDECRRKKVRCDASSESGVETCSNCRRLGVVCQFSRVPMKRGPSKGYIKELAERLHTLESQMQPAMVHPDMPYQPMNDAPSPRAYQDFSSPMDTGGIGRKRTYSVFDGLPSSSIAQPQFNSRSQNVFDAGEHSTDPFNSEAVTGSAPKPGNLFWATGNDGDLPAGLEIPDIPKHEEDMSPLGLDEGALNAYYEKVHPILPILPNTKDRLLGLLHQCSREVQEIFLYSLYTLTRVNTDRVASTFERVTSYDNAQDLLLYYTRQPALVRSTGVNLIWLQSTLLMILDCDSRGPDNFVLKDGIPKQTLIQSATKLGSDLAKSVGQLKAKRASDPDVDSEANLVRRSWVSLAILTRWYAVSVADPSSLGIHEIGGREDERVLGSVAAGVASYSTFLSEVVTLAIAEPNVCQSNTGIGRVISANLAGSLERLSGLDDFQGAPEGQENGSSHNLIESLQNQLYWTTRLLIKRHIFVYSPYEIIFSAEEVINELHKASLQSRQTTPFDLHSLALATMTLLEASVLPEYTNECWEALGRVEDILDHREKRSLESSEFGDIFHTESWDAKIRLFLEWRRTKSQETQLHDPNLGKIGSTAPPVVGPNEQRSLQHLADLAVGAEGSVTVNASPPPPSAIPSGENHNITATSPNLASALQPQGRIVVDFTLLTKEGYLNVFSGLIYRRSR